In one Bacillus thuringiensis genomic region, the following are encoded:
- a CDS encoding gamma carbonic anhydrase, translated as MIYPYKEKNPKIASSAFIADYVTITGDVSIGEESSIWFNTVIRGDVSPTIIGDRVNVQDQCTLHQSPQYPLILEDDVTVGHQVILHSCHIKQDALIGMGSIILDGAEIGEGAFIGAGSLVSQGKKIPPNTLAFGRPAKVIRELTEEDRKDMERIRTQYVEKGQYYKSLQK; from the coding sequence ATGATATATCCTTACAAAGAAAAAAATCCGAAAATTGCGAGTAGTGCTTTTATCGCTGATTATGTTACCATTACAGGCGATGTTTCCATTGGTGAAGAATCAAGTATCTGGTTTAATACAGTCATACGCGGTGATGTGTCACCAACAATCATTGGAGACCGAGTAAATGTACAAGACCAATGTACACTTCACCAAAGCCCGCAGTATCCTCTTATTTTAGAAGACGATGTTACCGTTGGGCATCAAGTTATTTTACATAGCTGTCATATTAAACAAGATGCTTTAATTGGAATGGGATCTATTATATTAGATGGTGCTGAAATTGGCGAAGGAGCCTTCATCGGTGCTGGAAGCCTCGTTTCACAAGGAAAGAAAATCCCGCCAAACACGTTAGCTTTCGGTCGCCCAGCGAAAGTCATTCGTGAGTTAACGGAGGAAGACCGTAAAGACATGGAGCGAATTCGCACACAATATGTTGAAAAAGGTCAGTATTATAAATCATTACAGAAGTAA
- a CDS encoding phosphatase PAP2 family protein, which yields MKASGLYKIECYIFKGINRYFDQKTLNIFFSNITHIGGATFSIALTLFFLFFAKGTLHQTAIASAISLTISHIPVQILKRCYPRKRPYLTIQDAKYPVHPLKDHSFPSGHTTAVFSVLIPFICYNPSLFVFLLPLALCVGISRIYLGLHYPSDVFVGMCLGTCSGIISFYQFIPLFT from the coding sequence ATGAAGGCCAGTGGACTGTATAAAATAGAATGTTACATTTTCAAAGGAATTAACCGATACTTTGATCAAAAAACATTAAATATCTTTTTCAGCAATATTACTCATATAGGTGGTGCTACTTTCTCAATCGCACTCACACTGTTCTTTTTATTTTTTGCAAAAGGGACTTTGCATCAAACTGCAATCGCATCTGCTATTTCTTTAACAATTAGCCATATTCCTGTACAAATATTAAAAAGATGTTATCCACGAAAACGTCCTTATTTAACAATTCAGGATGCGAAATATCCAGTCCACCCATTAAAAGACCACTCTTTCCCGTCTGGTCATACAACAGCCGTTTTCTCTGTCCTTATTCCATTTATTTGTTATAATCCAAGTTTATTTGTTTTTTTATTACCGTTAGCATTATGCGTCGGTATTTCTCGCATTTATTTAGGACTTCACTATCCGTCAGATGTATTCGTCGGTATGTGCCTTGGCACTTGCTCTGGCATCATCTCTTTTTATCAATTCATCCCACTTTTCACATAA
- a CDS encoding glycosyltransferase family 4 protein: MRVAIFTDTFTPQVNGVAKTLERITQYFQKEQIAYSVFAPQHTAEDNFVANVNKMRSIPLTILYPECRFSFPTPRIKRELLSFKPDIIHIATPFNMGLCGLYYAKKLNIPVVGSYHTDFDAYLRYYKIEFLSNMLWNYLKWFHSHMQKNFVPSFETLHQLKNKGFQALSIWGRGVDCTLFHPSYNTDLFRKKYNITAKYVLSYVGRIAPEKDIDTLQHLIVKTAHTRNDIHWLIAGDGPLATNLREAVPKANVTFTGYLQGKDLAEVYACSNIMIFPSATETFGNVVLESLACGTPVIGANSGGVKNIIADGKTGILCPPKHADSFLSSIHSLLRNEEQLIQMGIAASSYAKTKSWDEIFRGLLDQYEEVLQHTASELLA, translated from the coding sequence ATGAGAGTCGCCATTTTTACCGATACTTTTACGCCACAAGTTAACGGGGTTGCGAAAACGTTAGAGCGAATAACACAATATTTTCAGAAAGAACAGATCGCCTATTCTGTTTTCGCCCCTCAGCATACAGCTGAAGATAATTTCGTGGCCAATGTGAACAAGATGAGAAGTATCCCGTTAACAATATTATATCCAGAATGTCGCTTTTCTTTTCCTACTCCGCGCATTAAACGAGAACTTCTTTCCTTTAAGCCTGACATTATTCACATTGCTACACCTTTCAACATGGGACTTTGTGGATTATATTATGCAAAAAAGTTAAACATCCCAGTTGTCGGTTCTTATCATACTGATTTCGATGCTTATTTACGCTATTACAAAATCGAATTTCTCTCTAATATGCTTTGGAACTATTTAAAATGGTTTCATAGTCATATGCAAAAAAATTTCGTTCCTTCTTTTGAAACGTTACACCAACTAAAAAATAAAGGCTTTCAGGCCCTATCCATTTGGGGACGTGGTGTAGATTGCACACTCTTTCATCCATCTTACAATACAGACCTATTCCGAAAAAAATATAATATTACAGCGAAGTATGTCCTTTCCTACGTTGGACGGATTGCCCCTGAAAAAGATATTGATACGTTGCAACACCTTATCGTCAAAACAGCCCATACTCGAAATGACATTCATTGGCTCATCGCAGGAGACGGTCCTCTAGCAACAAATTTACGTGAAGCTGTTCCGAAAGCAAATGTCACTTTTACTGGATATTTACAAGGTAAAGATTTAGCTGAAGTATATGCTTGTTCTAACATCATGATATTTCCATCTGCTACTGAAACGTTCGGAAATGTCGTACTCGAATCACTTGCATGCGGTACACCTGTCATCGGTGCAAATAGTGGTGGGGTTAAAAATATTATTGCAGATGGAAAAACAGGAATTCTTTGCCCGCCCAAACATGCGGATTCATTTCTATCATCCATCCATTCTTTATTGCGAAATGAAGAGCAGCTTATACAAATGGGCATAGCTGCTTCGTCTTATGCTAAAACAAAAAGCTGGGATGAGATTTTCCGTGGGTTACTTGACCAATATGAAGAAGTCCTTCAGCACACCGCATCAGAATTACTCGCTTAA
- a CDS encoding molybdenum cofactor guanylyltransferase, which translates to MSKCAGIVLAGGMSSRFSEPKALAIWKGTTFVEHIVKVMGNTLQDIVVISHTDIKERVEQFVQVPVIEDIPHYKGNGPLAGIVSGMEYIEADWYAIMPCDAPNVSHEWFTILLEQTSNEYDAVVPIINGRKQPLLAAYHNRVKEKIYALLQEEKRSMGQLLSQCNVKYIVGEDVQANADWFINVNTKEEYVQAQKDLSNE; encoded by the coding sequence ATGAGTAAGTGTGCTGGAATTGTATTAGCGGGCGGTATGTCGAGTAGATTTAGTGAGCCGAAAGCGTTAGCAATTTGGAAGGGAACTACTTTTGTTGAGCATATTGTGAAAGTGATGGGAAATACTTTGCAAGACATTGTAGTAATTAGCCATACTGATATAAAAGAGCGAGTAGAGCAATTCGTACAAGTTCCTGTTATAGAAGATATCCCGCATTATAAAGGGAATGGACCGCTGGCCGGCATTGTATCAGGTATGGAATACATAGAAGCAGATTGGTACGCTATTATGCCTTGCGATGCGCCAAATGTTTCGCATGAGTGGTTTACCATTTTATTAGAGCAAACGAGCAATGAATATGATGCGGTTGTACCTATTATTAATGGAAGGAAACAACCGTTACTTGCAGCGTATCATAATCGAGTGAAAGAAAAGATTTATGCTTTGCTTCAGGAAGAAAAAAGAAGTATGGGCCAGCTTTTATCACAATGTAATGTGAAGTATATTGTTGGTGAAGATGTACAAGCGAATGCGGATTGGTTTATAAATGTGAATACGAAAGAAGAATATGTGCAGGCTCAAAAAGACCTTTCAAATGAATGA
- a CDS encoding MogA/MoaB family molybdenum cofactor biosynthesis protein has product MSVTEHKKQAPKEVRCKIVTISDTRTEETDKSGQLLHELLKEAGHKVTSYEIVKDDKESIQQAVLAGYHKEDVDVVLTNGGTGITKRDVTIEAVSALLDKEIVGFGELFRMISYLEDIGSSAMLSRAIGGTIGRKVVFSMPGSSGAVRLAMNKLILPELGHITFELHRQ; this is encoded by the coding sequence ATGAGTGTAACTGAACATAAAAAACAAGCTCCAAAAGAAGTGCGTTGCAAGATTGTTACGATTTCCGATACACGTACGGAAGAAACAGATAAGAGCGGACAACTATTACATGAATTGTTAAAAGAAGCGGGACATAAAGTAACTTCTTATGAAATTGTAAAAGATGATAAAGAAAGTATTCAGCAAGCAGTGTTAGCTGGTTATCATAAGGAAGATGTAGATGTTGTATTAACAAATGGCGGTACTGGTATTACGAAACGCGATGTCACAATTGAAGCAGTATCAGCGTTATTAGATAAAGAAATTGTTGGATTTGGTGAGCTGTTCCGTATGATTAGTTATTTAGAAGATATCGGAAGCAGCGCAATGTTAAGTAGAGCGATTGGTGGTACAATTGGGCGCAAAGTAGTTTTCTCGATGCCGGGGTCTAGCGGAGCGGTTCGACTTGCGATGAATAAATTAATTTTACCGGAATTAGGCCATATTACATTTGAGCTGCATCGCCAATGA
- a CDS encoding GNAT family N-acetyltransferase, whose translation MFESNRIQLRKFSEDDILTYYKWHNDIDVMSSTTLNLDKYSLQDTEKLCQQFIHSSNSKSYIIEEKATHLPIGITSLIHIDSYNRNAECIIDIGKKDYWGQGYGKEAFTLLLNYAFLELNLHRLSLRVFSFNERAIKLYKSLGFQHEGTCKEAIFRNGTWHDIELFALFQRNYK comes from the coding sequence TTGTTTGAATCAAACCGTATCCAGTTACGAAAGTTTTCCGAAGATGATATTCTAACGTATTATAAATGGCATAATGATATAGACGTTATGAGTTCAACTACCCTTAACCTTGATAAATATTCCTTACAAGATACAGAAAAACTTTGCCAGCAATTTATTCATTCTTCAAACTCTAAAAGCTATATCATTGAAGAAAAAGCTACGCATCTTCCAATTGGTATTACTTCTTTAATTCATATTGATTCGTATAATCGAAACGCTGAATGCATTATTGATATTGGTAAAAAGGATTACTGGGGGCAAGGTTATGGGAAGGAAGCTTTCACTTTATTATTGAATTATGCATTTTTAGAATTAAATTTACATCGCCTTTCTTTACGAGTATTTTCTTTCAACGAGAGAGCAATTAAATTATATAAATCACTCGGTTTTCAACATGAAGGAACTTGTAAAGAAGCTATATTCCGCAACGGCACTTGGCATGACATTGAACTCTTCGCTTTATTCCAACGTAATTATAAATAA
- the metK gene encoding methionine adenosyltransferase → MTKKRHLFTSESVTEGHPDKICDQISDSILDAILSKDANARVACETTVTTGLVLVAGEITTSTYVDIPKIVRETIQGIGYTRAKYGFDAETCAVLTSIDEQSADIAMGVDQALEAREGQMTDAEIEAIGAGDQGLMFGFACNETQELMPLPISLAHKLARRLTEVRKDDTLSYLRPDGKTQVTVEYDENGKPVRVDTIVISTQHHPDVTWEEIDRDLKEHVIKAVVPAELIDGETKFFINPTGRFVIGGPQGDAGLTGRKIIVDTYGGYARHGGGAFSGKDATKVDRSAAYAARYVAKNIVAAGLAEKAEVQLAYAIGVAQPVSISVDTFGTGKVSEDVLVELVRNNFDLRPAGIIKMLDLRRPIYKQTAAYGHFGRTDVDLSWERTDKAAALKEQAGL, encoded by the coding sequence ATGACAAAAAAACGTCATCTGTTCACATCTGAGTCTGTAACTGAAGGACATCCAGATAAAATTTGTGACCAAATTTCTGATTCAATTTTAGATGCGATCTTATCAAAAGACGCAAATGCACGTGTAGCTTGTGAAACAACTGTAACAACTGGTTTAGTATTGGTAGCGGGGGAAATTACGACTTCTACTTACGTAGATATTCCAAAAATCGTTCGTGAAACAATTCAAGGCATTGGTTACACACGCGCAAAATACGGATTCGATGCAGAAACTTGTGCAGTTTTAACATCTATCGATGAGCAATCTGCTGACATCGCTATGGGTGTTGACCAAGCGCTAGAAGCACGCGAAGGTCAAATGACTGACGCTGAGATTGAGGCAATTGGTGCAGGAGACCAAGGTTTAATGTTTGGTTTCGCATGTAATGAAACACAAGAGTTAATGCCACTTCCAATCTCGCTTGCTCACAAATTAGCTCGCCGTTTAACTGAAGTACGTAAAGATGATACGTTATCATACCTACGTCCGGATGGAAAAACGCAAGTTACAGTTGAGTATGATGAAAATGGTAAACCAGTACGTGTTGATACTATCGTAATTTCTACACAACATCACCCAGATGTTACATGGGAAGAAATCGATCGCGACTTAAAAGAGCACGTAATTAAAGCTGTAGTACCAGCAGAATTAATCGATGGAGAAACGAAATTCTTCATTAACCCAACTGGCCGCTTCGTAATTGGTGGACCACAAGGTGATGCTGGTTTAACAGGACGTAAAATCATCGTTGATACTTACGGTGGATACGCTCGTCACGGTGGCGGTGCATTCTCTGGTAAAGATGCAACGAAAGTTGACCGTTCTGCAGCATATGCAGCTCGTTATGTTGCGAAAAACATCGTAGCAGCTGGTCTTGCTGAAAAAGCAGAAGTACAACTTGCATACGCAATTGGTGTAGCACAACCAGTATCAATTTCAGTTGATACATTCGGCACTGGTAAAGTATCTGAAGACGTATTAGTAGAACTAGTTCGTAACAACTTCGATCTTCGCCCAGCTGGTATTATTAAAATGCTAGACTTACGTCGCCCAATTTACAAACAAACAGCAGCTTACGGCCACTTCGGACGTACTGATGTAGATCTATCATGGGAACGTACAGACAAAGCTGCAGCTTTAAAAGAGCAAGCTGGTCTATAA
- the pckA gene encoding phosphoenolpyruvate carboxykinase (ATP) has protein sequence MSTVNVQIGLHELLNGSNAQIQLSVPQLVEKVLMRNEGKLTSTGAVSASTGKYTGRSPKDKFIVKEASVADKIAWGAVNQPISEEHFNKLYTKVLEYLKEKEELFVFKGFAGADRNYRLPIQVINEYAWHNLFVHQLFIRPTEEELTTHESGFTIVSAPNFKADPAVDGTNSEAFIMVSFEKRIVLIGGTEYAGEMKKSIFSIMNFLLPEQDILSMHCSANVGEEGDVALFFGLSGTGKTTLSADPNRKLIGDDEHGWSDNGVFNIEGGCYAKCVNLSHEKEPQIFDAIKFGSVLENVIINDQTRIADYNDTTLTENTRAAYPMHAIDNIVLPSVAGHPNTIIFLTADASGVLPPISKLSKEQAMYHFLSGYTSKLAGTERGVTSPQATFSTCFGSPFLPLDASRYAEMLGEKIEKHDAKVFLVNTGWTGGEYGVGKRMNLGYTRAMIQAALSGELAKTETAKHDIFGLEVPLHVPGVPDEVLMPEQTWADKAAYKSKAIELANEFKENFKKFESVSEDIINLGGPIA, from the coding sequence ATGAGTACTGTGAATGTCCAAATTGGTTTACATGAATTATTGAACGGAAGCAATGCACAGATTCAACTAAGTGTTCCGCAATTAGTGGAAAAAGTATTAATGCGAAATGAAGGGAAATTAACTTCTACTGGTGCCGTTTCTGCTTCAACAGGAAAATATACAGGACGTTCTCCTAAAGATAAATTTATTGTGAAAGAAGCATCGGTTGCTGACAAAATTGCTTGGGGAGCTGTAAACCAACCGATTTCTGAAGAACATTTTAATAAATTATATACTAAAGTTTTAGAATACTTAAAAGAAAAAGAAGAGTTATTCGTCTTCAAAGGATTTGCAGGCGCTGACCGCAATTACCGCCTACCAATTCAAGTTATTAATGAATATGCATGGCACAATTTATTTGTACATCAATTATTCATTCGTCCAACTGAAGAAGAATTAACAACTCATGAGTCAGGGTTCACAATTGTTTCTGCACCGAACTTCAAAGCTGATCCAGCTGTTGACGGTACAAACTCTGAAGCATTCATTATGGTTTCATTCGAAAAACGTATTGTACTAATTGGTGGTACAGAATACGCTGGAGAAATGAAAAAATCAATCTTCTCTATTATGAATTTCTTACTACCTGAACAAGATATTCTTTCTATGCATTGCTCTGCAAACGTAGGTGAAGAAGGTGACGTAGCACTATTTTTCGGTTTATCTGGAACAGGTAAAACAACTTTATCTGCTGATCCAAACCGTAAATTAATTGGTGATGATGAGCACGGTTGGTCTGATAACGGTGTATTCAATATTGAAGGCGGTTGCTACGCAAAATGTGTAAACCTTTCTCACGAGAAAGAACCACAAATTTTCGATGCAATCAAATTTGGATCTGTTTTAGAAAACGTTATCATTAATGACCAAACGCGTATCGCAGACTACAACGATACTACTTTAACAGAAAATACTCGTGCTGCATACCCTATGCATGCGATCGACAATATCGTACTGCCAAGTGTTGCTGGACACCCAAATACCATCATTTTCTTAACTGCTGATGCATCTGGCGTATTGCCTCCAATCAGTAAGTTATCAAAAGAACAAGCTATGTATCATTTCTTAAGTGGTTACACTAGTAAACTAGCAGGAACAGAGCGCGGTGTTACATCTCCGCAAGCTACATTCTCAACTTGCTTCGGTTCACCATTCTTACCACTTGATGCATCTCGCTACGCTGAAATGCTTGGTGAAAAAATCGAGAAACACGATGCGAAAGTATTCTTAGTAAACACTGGCTGGACTGGTGGCGAATACGGCGTTGGTAAACGTATGAACTTAGGTTACACTCGTGCAATGATTCAAGCAGCATTAAGCGGCGAACTTGCAAAAACTGAAACAGCTAAACATGACATCTTCGGTCTTGAAGTTCCACTTCACGTACCAGGTGTACCTGACGAAGTGTTAATGCCTGAACAAACTTGGGCTGATAAAGCTGCTTACAAATCAAAAGCAATCGAGCTTGCAAATGAATTCAAAGAGAACTTCAAAAAGTTCGAAAGCGTTTCTGAAGATATTATTAACTTAGGCGGCCCAATCGCTTAA
- a CDS encoding ATP synthase subunit I, which produces MISMSLRSFKIQSYYILGILLLGWMLTPFSAHFLGAGIGLIVSMYCVWLLGRRIEKLGDSIVKKTKAPTLGMFNRFAAAILGAIIMYEIEHHMVMWAFAVGIMGGYFLIVVNLGYYSMKDEKELTKS; this is translated from the coding sequence ATGATTAGTATGTCACTAAGATCATTTAAAATCCAATCGTATTATATACTAGGTATTTTGTTACTAGGATGGATGTTAACACCGTTTTCAGCACACTTTTTAGGCGCTGGAATTGGGCTTATTGTAAGTATGTATTGCGTTTGGCTTTTAGGGAGAAGAATTGAGAAGCTTGGAGATAGTATTGTAAAGAAGACGAAAGCACCGACACTCGGTATGTTTAACCGTTTTGCAGCTGCCATTTTGGGTGCTATTATTATGTACGAAATTGAGCACCACATGGTTATGTGGGCGTTTGCAGTAGGGATTATGGGTGGTTATTTCTTAATCGTTGTGAATTTAGGTTACTATAGCATGAAAGATGAGAAAGAACTAACAAAGAGCTAA
- a CDS encoding DMT family transporter, which produces MRRWGIELLILSVVIIWGINYTIAKYGLLEFTAIEFTALRMMAAAPLLLLLTFFIEKSVYMERKDIPRLIIVSVVGIVLYQTLFMETVKYTSATNASLLISISPIFTTVFAIFLKQENFSSRKLIGSMIAFVGAALVLVAGHSLTSSFYGNGIGLITSICWGLYPVLAGPLIKKYSALRVTAWSALVGAIPLLLLSGPHVFVMPFHIIHGMTLFALLYSIFFVTVFGLVMWYVGVQKIGASHTMVYMYITPLVAVLFAAVWANEYVSFQQIIGGIIIFVGLWFVKSQKGKVHSIAGEPISK; this is translated from the coding sequence ATGAGAAGATGGGGAATTGAGTTATTAATTTTAAGTGTTGTTATTATTTGGGGGATTAACTATACAATTGCGAAGTATGGACTTTTAGAATTTACAGCAATTGAGTTTACTGCACTTCGTATGATGGCGGCGGCACCGCTTCTGTTACTCCTTACCTTTTTTATTGAAAAGTCGGTTTATATGGAGCGAAAGGATATACCTAGATTAATCATCGTTAGCGTTGTAGGTATTGTACTGTATCAAACGCTATTTATGGAAACTGTCAAATATACATCCGCTACAAATGCCTCTTTACTCATTTCTATATCACCTATTTTTACAACTGTATTTGCGATTTTTCTGAAACAAGAAAATTTTTCTTCTCGAAAGTTAATCGGTTCTATGATTGCTTTTGTTGGTGCAGCATTAGTTTTAGTAGCAGGGCATTCACTTACTAGTTCTTTTTATGGCAATGGAATTGGACTTATTACATCAATATGCTGGGGGCTTTATCCTGTTTTAGCAGGACCATTAATTAAAAAATATTCAGCATTACGTGTTACAGCATGGTCTGCGCTAGTGGGTGCGATTCCGCTATTATTGTTAAGTGGTCCGCATGTGTTTGTCATGCCATTTCACATTATTCACGGAATGACACTATTTGCTTTACTATATTCTATTTTCTTTGTAACAGTATTTGGTCTAGTAATGTGGTATGTTGGTGTTCAAAAAATTGGAGCGTCACATACGATGGTATATATGTATATAACGCCGCTTGTAGCTGTTTTATTTGCAGCTGTCTGGGCAAATGAATATGTATCGTTTCAACAGATCATCGGTGGAATTATCATTTTTGTCGGTCTATGGTTTGTGAAATCCCAGAAAGGAAAAGTTCATTCTATTGCAGGGGAACCTATATCAAAATAG
- a CDS encoding iron-sulfur cluster biosynthesis family protein, which yields MYVTVTEAAYKKIMDTIPSEAKYIKLFYDNEGCGCVMSGIIDLVAVAEKDERDVDIESSTMNFIADRTKLVFMDDKLTVDWHEGGGTFQLKSPSQFYNPNMKLHVRV from the coding sequence ATGTACGTTACTGTAACAGAAGCAGCATATAAAAAGATTATGGATACGATTCCAAGTGAAGCGAAATATATAAAGTTATTTTACGATAATGAGGGTTGCGGTTGTGTCATGAGCGGAATCATCGATTTAGTAGCTGTAGCAGAGAAAGATGAGCGCGATGTGGATATTGAATCAAGCACAATGAATTTTATCGCTGATCGTACAAAGCTTGTATTTATGGACGATAAGTTAACGGTTGATTGGCATGAAGGTGGAGGAACTTTTCAGCTGAAGAGTCCGAGCCAATTTTATAATCCGAATATGAAGTTACATGTTCGAGTGTAG
- a CDS encoding Nif3-like dinuclear metal center hexameric protein, which translates to MPALKKIEQSLDHLFQIEKYGKDSAFSRFIPAVYDPIKFPWQQFFEANFVDLFNGLMMHGSEHVTKVFLAVFPTDDVLETFISQSTPGDLLFMHHPLVMECGDPIGRSGRGFIPIPEKYLQEIKEKQLSIYTCHVPMDFHQTHGTSISIAKALNATVVDDFAYGGPEQEPVGLICEIDETSTEALQKHLKKLFQIPYTDFEGKRHDSIKKIAIIAGCGDVVSLMKEAEEKGAEAYITGEIHCHIDNDYGRYKYSLIMDYVKETNMSLIGVSHSASEYLVKETLMYDWFKENFDVDVILLPQEKWWL; encoded by the coding sequence ATGCCAGCCTTAAAAAAAATAGAGCAATCACTCGATCACTTATTTCAAATTGAAAAATACGGAAAAGATAGTGCCTTTAGTCGATTTATACCAGCCGTATATGATCCTATCAAATTTCCTTGGCAACAATTTTTTGAAGCAAATTTTGTAGATTTATTTAACGGCCTTATGATGCACGGATCTGAACATGTAACCAAAGTATTTTTAGCTGTATTCCCTACAGATGACGTTCTTGAAACATTCATTTCACAATCCACACCCGGTGATTTACTCTTTATGCACCATCCCCTTGTAATGGAGTGCGGTGATCCAATTGGAAGATCCGGTCGAGGTTTCATACCAATTCCTGAAAAATATTTGCAAGAAATAAAAGAAAAACAACTTTCTATATATACATGTCACGTACCAATGGATTTTCATCAAACGCATGGAACGAGTATTTCAATTGCAAAAGCATTAAACGCTACTGTAGTGGACGACTTTGCATATGGAGGTCCAGAACAAGAACCAGTTGGCCTTATTTGTGAAATAGATGAAACATCAACAGAAGCACTCCAAAAACATCTAAAAAAACTCTTCCAGATTCCTTACACAGACTTCGAAGGTAAACGACATGATTCCATCAAAAAAATCGCAATTATCGCTGGATGTGGCGATGTTGTATCTTTAATGAAGGAAGCAGAAGAAAAAGGTGCTGAAGCATATATTACAGGAGAAATCCATTGCCATATCGACAATGATTACGGCCGATATAAATACTCACTCATTATGGATTATGTAAAAGAAACGAATATGTCTCTAATTGGTGTGTCACACTCTGCCTCTGAATATTTAGTGAAAGAGACATTGATGTATGATTGGTTTAAAGAGAATTTTGATGTGGATGTTATTTTGCTTCCACAGGAAAAATGGTGGCTCTAA
- a CDS encoding ATP-binding protein, whose translation MNKGYIFKNEEIKALKVFLSLFFIIFFVYDLAYEFIVPLIAGEQEGVGKFEDGLGLWLYFLMVVLFCIGIYFMKWKNVFPVKYIILIGYNVLDCIHNIMIYYGSDAEFDGGNIVEVFFILFAPIFVNKRYFWLVPAILVGKYALTGIIIQSSLVLIPMALYSIFTIICWIIFLRVQSYVRTLEMMDKEIKQTEKLAAVGKMATVIGYKIRRPLANLKKLVNKQADKHPEDKIYSDIMKQEVDRIHIIATELSGFEKSKSLESETHNIQEIISYVIRVMEKPALKQGVHIQGIYSKDLPSITCDEKRLKQVFFNLIKNAIEAMSVGGTITIKVTVKDGIIIQVKDEGCGIPKDKIPKLNEAFYTTKETGTGLGLVVTEKIIKDHNGKMSFESEVGVGTTVEVMLPLH comes from the coding sequence ATGAATAAAGGCTATATATTTAAAAATGAAGAAATAAAGGCGTTGAAAGTATTTTTAAGTTTATTTTTTATTATATTTTTTGTGTATGATCTTGCCTATGAATTTATCGTACCTTTAATCGCGGGAGAGCAAGAAGGCGTAGGAAAGTTTGAAGATGGTTTAGGTTTATGGCTTTACTTTTTGATGGTAGTATTGTTTTGCATTGGAATATACTTTATGAAATGGAAGAATGTTTTTCCGGTAAAGTATATTATTCTAATTGGCTATAATGTATTAGATTGTATCCATAACATTATGATTTATTATGGTAGCGATGCGGAATTTGACGGTGGAAATATAGTAGAAGTATTTTTTATTTTGTTCGCACCAATCTTTGTAAATAAGAGATATTTCTGGTTAGTTCCAGCGATACTTGTTGGGAAGTACGCTCTTACAGGAATCATTATTCAATCTTCTCTCGTTTTAATCCCAATGGCATTATATAGTATATTTACTATCATATGTTGGATTATATTTTTGAGGGTTCAGTCTTACGTTCGAACGCTTGAAATGATGGACAAAGAAATAAAACAGACAGAAAAACTAGCAGCTGTTGGAAAGATGGCAACGGTTATTGGTTATAAGATTAGAAGACCTTTAGCAAACTTAAAAAAACTTGTGAATAAACAAGCAGACAAGCATCCGGAAGATAAAATTTATAGTGATATTATGAAACAAGAAGTAGATCGGATCCATATAATTGCTACAGAACTTAGTGGATTTGAGAAATCTAAATCACTAGAATCAGAAACTCATAACATACAAGAAATTATCTCTTATGTTATTCGAGTTATGGAAAAGCCTGCTTTAAAACAAGGAGTTCACATACAAGGTATTTACAGTAAAGACTTACCGTCAATTACATGTGATGAAAAACGATTAAAACAAGTCTTTTTTAATTTAATCAAAAATGCAATTGAAGCAATGTCAGTTGGCGGAACAATTACGATTAAAGTTACTGTAAAAGATGGAATCATCATTCAAGTGAAAGATGAGGGATGTGGTATTCCGAAAGATAAAATTCCAAAGTTAAATGAAGCCTTTTATACAACGAAAGAAACAGGAACTGGTCTAGGTTTAGTAGTTACAGAAAAAATTATTAAAGATCACAATGGTAAAATGAGTTTTGAAAGTGAAGTTGGGGTTGGAACGACGGTTGAGGTTATGTTACCACTGCATTAA